The stretch of DNA GCCTCGCCGTGAAGGCGAAACATCGCCGCATACCACGGCAGGGCGATGGCGCCGAAGATCAAAATACCCCATCCCGGTCGAAGATCAAGAATCAGTTTCCATCGGGGGCCAACGGTGAGGATGAAAAGAAAAATCGTCATTCCCGGCAGAACAAGGCCGACCGGACCTTTGGTCAAAACCGCCAGGGCGGCGCCCAGATAAATCCCGACGGCCCAGAGGGCGCGCTCTGTTTTGTAGAGCAGGTAGTAACTGGCCAGCGAGACCGTGATAAAAAAAACCAAAAGCATATCGGTCAAGGCGGCATGGGATAGCGCTACCATCTCAAGATTACTGGCCAGGATGAGCATCGCCAACAATCCGGCTCTGGGGCTCGCGACCCGCCGGGTCAAACCATAGGTCACGACCAGCAGCGCGAGACCGAAGACCGCGGATGTCAATCGAGCCGCAAATTCGGACGGCCCGAAAATCTTGAAGGCCGCTCCCATGAACCAGTACAGCAGAATGGGCTTTTCGTAAAAGGGCGAGTAATTAACCTGCGGAGTGATCCAATTACCGGTCTCAACCATTTCCCGGGTGGTTTCGGCGTAAATCGCCTCGTCCAAATCAAACAGCGGCACGGCCCCGAGCTGATAGAAGAAAAGAAACCCTCCCAGCATCAGCGCCGGCCAGAAACCGGTGTTTCGGGTCATGATTTAAAGTACTCCAACTTAAGCCGCGAAGCCCACATCCCGATCAACACGCCCAAAACGGCCCCGACGAAGACGTCCGAGGCGAAATGGGCGCCGATATAAATCCGTGTAAAGGCCACGAGGACAGCGAGAGAATACCAGGCCCATTGGCCGGCCGGGTAGAAGGCGGACAGAACCGCCGCCATGGCAAAGGATGACAGGGCGTGTCCGGATGGAAGAGAGTCATGGCCGCTTTGAAAAGAAGGACCCCAATCGACGATCCCCTGATCCGCCAGTCTGGGCCGTGGCCGTCCGATCAGGTGCTTGATCGTCTGAACCGCAAGACCGGAAACCGCCAGGGCAATCAGGCTCGACACGGCGGCCTTCTTCAATTTAAGGTTTTCTCGCAGGGAGCCGATTCCGAGGAGAACGGCCGCAATAAGCGCCTGGACCCACCCGACTCCCAGCCCGGTCAGGAAATGCATGAACCTGAGCAAGACGGGATCCCGCAGACCTTTAAAGACACGGTAGATCAGGCCGTCTTCAAGAATGATTAACGGAAAAAGCCCTATAAGGATGAGCGTCCAGGTCAAACCCTTTCGGGTCATCTGCAAACGATCGGCACAATCCGAGATCGGATTAATCATCAAACCCCATCTTCTCTCGCAGAATATAAAGCGGACGGCGTTTGACTTCTTCGTAAGTTCGTCCCAGATACTCCCCCATCATTCCCAGAACAATCAGCTGGACACCGGCCAAGAAAAGGACCGCCACCATGAGTGAGCCCCACCCGTGAATGGGAAATCCCAGGAGCTCGGTCTGATTGAAGAAAAGACGCCCGAAAATCACAAACAGCCCGAAAAGAAAACTCACGACCGACACGATCAGCCCGAGATAGATCGCCACGCGCAATGGAGCAAACGAAAAAGAGGTCACCCCATCCCAGGCCAGCTTGAGCATCTTGCCGAAGGGGTATTTTGTGCTTCCGGCAAACCGTTTACTTCGTGGAAAAAGAACCCCCGTCTGGCGAAAGCCTACCCAGAGCGTCAGCCCGCGGACAAAGCGGTGACGTTCCCCAAGCGACCGAAACACGTCCACGACTTTTCGGTCCAGCAGACGGAAGTCGCCGGCATCGACCGGAAGATCAAGATTCCCGATCTTTTGCATGAGGGCGTAAAACAGACGGGCCGTGGTCCGCTTAAACCAGGTGTCCGTTTCTCGACTTTCGCGAACGCCATAAACCACCTCATATCCGTCGCGCCATTTGTCCAGCAACCGAGGGATCGTCTCGGGCGGATCCTGAAGATCCGCGTCGATCACCACAACCGCATCCCCCTTCGCGTGATCCAATCCCGCCGTCAAGGCGATCTCGTGACCGAAATTTCTGGAGAACTGCAGCACCTTGACGGATTTATCCCCCTGCATCAGTTCCGACAGAATCTTTGCGGTGCCGTCTTGGCTTCCATCATCCACAAAAATGATCTCCGTGCCCGATAAACCGCGCAGTTCTGTAAGGACCGCGTGAAGCCGCTTGTAGAATTCCTGAAGAACCGCCTCTTCATTGTAAACCGGAACCACCACGCTCAGGAGGGGTCTATCCGGAATGGTCATGTCGGCCTCCTGTCGCCTTGAGCCCTTCGAGATCCCGGGTAGCCTTGAGACCGATGTCCATCCGGCAATGCATGCCTTCAAACCGGATCCGGCTGATCGCCTCGTAGGCGAGCTCCCGGGCTTGATGAAAATCGCGCCCGCTGGCCGTTACACCCAAGACGCGTCCTCCGGCCGTCACCAAGTTTCCATCACGAAGTACCGTGCCGGCATGGAATACCACCACACCGTTCTTGGCCTCGGCCTGTTCGATCCCCCGGATCGGTCGACCGGATTCATAGGTCGCCGGATATCCTTTTGCAGTGAGAACGACGCAGACCGAAACCTTCGGACTCCAACGGGCGCGGATGCGATCCAAGGCTCCGACCGTCAAGGCCTCAAAAATTTCCACCAGATCGCTTTCAAGTCGGGTTAAGATCACTTGGGTCTCGGGATCTCCGAAACGAGCGTTGTACTCCAAAACCTTCGGGCCGTTTTGGGTCAGCATCAGACCCGCATACAGTATCCCTTGAAACGGCCGTCCCTCTTTGGCCAACCCGTCGATAGTGGGTCGGACGATTTCCCGAAGGACTTGTTCCTGCAGAGCTTCCGAAAGAACGGGCGCGGGTGAATAGGCGCCCATGCCGCCCGTGTTGGGACCCTGATCGTGATCAAAAATGCGTTTATGATCCTGCGACGTTACCATCGGGACGATCGACTTTCCATCGGTGAAGACCAGGAAAGAGGCCTCTTCGCCTTCCAAGCGCTCCTCCAACAAAATCTGATTTCCGGCTTCACCGAATGTTTTCCGCCGCATGATCAGGTCGATCGCCTGAATCGCCTCGGTCTCATCCTGCGCCATGATGACCCCTTTGCCGGACGCCAGCCCGTCCACCTTAACCACGATAGGACCCCTGTGATCTTTGGCATACTGCATCGCCGGTTCCGGTTCGCGAAAAACCCGGGCATGAGCGGTGGGAATCCGATGGCGTTCCATGAACGATTTAGAGAAGGCCTTGCTGGATTCGATCTCCGCCGCGGACTTGGACGGCCCGACGATCCGGAGTCCGGCTTGGCGAAAACAGTCCGCGATCCCCATCGTCAAGGGTCCCTCCGGACCCACGACGGTTAAATCAATCGCCTGGCTTATTGCAAAATCCAGGAGGCCGTTCAAGTCTTCTGCGGGGAGGGGGACACAACGGGCGTGACGGCCAATCCCGGGATTGCCGGGTGCGCAATAGAGCATTTCCACCCTGGGGCTCTGGGCCAACTTCCAGACCAGGGCATGCTCCCGACCGCCG from Nitrospiria bacterium encodes:
- a CDS encoding glycosyltransferase family 2 protein, with the translated sequence MTIPDRPLLSVVVPVYNEEAVLQEFYKRLHAVLTELRGLSGTEIIFVDDGSQDGTAKILSELMQGDKSVKVLQFSRNFGHEIALTAGLDHAKGDAVVVIDADLQDPPETIPRLLDKWRDGYEVVYGVRESRETDTWFKRTTARLFYALMQKIGNLDLPVDAGDFRLLDRKVVDVFRSLGERHRFVRGLTLWVGFRQTGVLFPRSKRFAGSTKYPFGKMLKLAWDGVTSFSFAPLRVAIYLGLIVSVVSFLFGLFVIFGRLFFNQTELLGFPIHGWGSLMVAVLFLAGVQLIVLGMMGEYLGRTYEEVKRRPLYILREKMGFDD
- the purD gene encoding phosphoribosylamine--glycine ligase, whose protein sequence is MPVQRASTGACPYNGTPKISSMKILVIGSGGREHALVWKLAQSPRVEMLYCAPGNPGIGRHARCVPLPAEDLNGLLDFAISQAIDLTVVGPEGPLTMGIADCFRQAGLRIVGPSKSAAEIESSKAFSKSFMERHRIPTAHARVFREPEPAMQYAKDHRGPIVVKVDGLASGKGVIMAQDETEAIQAIDLIMRRKTFGEAGNQILLEERLEGEEASFLVFTDGKSIVPMVTSQDHKRIFDHDQGPNTGGMGAYSPAPVLSEALQEQVLREIVRPTIDGLAKEGRPFQGILYAGLMLTQNGPKVLEYNARFGDPETQVILTRLESDLVEIFEALTVGALDRIRARWSPKVSVCVVLTAKGYPATYESGRPIRGIEQAEAKNGVVVFHAGTVLRDGNLVTAGGRVLGVTASGRDFHQARELAYEAISRIRFEGMHCRMDIGLKATRDLEGLKATGGRHDHSG
- a CDS encoding phosphatase PAP2 family protein, with the protein product MINPISDCADRLQMTRKGLTWTLILIGLFPLIILEDGLIYRVFKGLRDPVLLRFMHFLTGLGVGWVQALIAAVLLGIGSLRENLKLKKAAVSSLIALAVSGLAVQTIKHLIGRPRPRLADQGIVDWGPSFQSGHDSLPSGHALSSFAMAAVLSAFYPAGQWAWYSLAVLVAFTRIYIGAHFASDVFVGAVLGVLIGMWASRLKLEYFKS